The genomic window TTTTGATGCAAGTGTTGTGGAAGTCAACTTCGTCAACCTTCATTGGTACCTTCAACTTATTGACGTTAGTGTGAAAGGGGcttaaaacaaaaagacaatcaAGATGTAAGCTGTTCAGTGATGAGCTGCATGTGGCGGTAAAGCCTCAAAGCTAAAACCACAGATTCTACCTCACTTCATTCATCACTGACCAGTTCTACGGTTAGCTCACTTCTATGGTACGGGCCAAACGCAGACTCCAGGGTCATTCAAAGTATGTTGACTAATGCGATAAATTAACGGAATGACTCGGAAACCTTGATAGCTTTAGTGTCATTAATCATCTCCAAGGCACACTCCTTCAACTGGACCTACTTTTGGTTGCATGTTTACAAAATGGCTcatgtttttgtgatttttttttttttactccagagATCTGTATCATACacatggcaaataaatacaaataatgacTGATTTCAACTGTTTCTCTGTGTTGTTTTGAGTAATGTAACAGAAAGGGGGCCTAGTACCAATCCTTGGGGAACACCTTTAGACACTAAGTAGCAtataaaaaagtaaatattgtGTGGGCAGTCAAAAAATTGTCATTAAATTAATTATCAAGATTAAAATCAGATCCCACTCAGACCAGAAAGCATTTTTGTGGTTTATGATAACTTTTTACCCTTTTCGATATAAAGTATCCATAAAGTCGTTGTCTGGGacccttttaattttttttgaagagcttttaAGAATCCAAAGATCTGGGTTTGTACTCTGCTCACACACATCAACCTCCTTCCATCTTTTCAAATAGCAGCAATACAATTAGCTTCCTATGTCAGCCTCACTGAGCGCTGGGCCCGCTGTGAGACATCCTGTTTTGGGTTCACAGGACAAGCTTTAAACACATGCTCATGTTTTgggtttgccccccccccccctccatctttTCTGCTGCCTTGAAATAAACAAGACACCAGCTGGCAGAGGACAATTCCCAACGTATAATTGTAGGGATGGACATGATCGGGGCAGTGCTGAGCAAGCAAAGTCACAGGGAACAGAAATACCCTATAAAATCTACAAGGTCCGCAGTTAACCACGCCAGGATGCCGATGTGGGTTTTCATTCACGTAAAACATCCACAGGGGGTCCAACTACCTGACCCAATTATGAAGACTAATAAGAAAAGACTCTGGAATCCATTTGTCATGTTCCACTTTCAGGCGGGCACACATGCAACAGCTCAGTTTCCATACGTCCAAGTGGCCTTAAACTGTGCCTTTGCTTttcagttacatttttttttccctcgcctCCTTTtctctgaatcatcatcataatgTGTGGATTCCGTATTAAACTTGACACTAgataacttctatattttttttttcgttagcTACCCCGTTAGCGACATTTCTTTAAAGCGAACATGAGAATTAAAACCCAAATTTTCGATAttggataaaaaagaaaaaaatgctgttaTGGCTATAAACTCAGACCTTGACCAGCAGGCTTGATATGAAGCAGACCAAACAACTGACAAGTGAGTGCAAGGTACAACGAGAACGCTTATTTAAGCATTTGTGTCaaagtttcccccccaaaaaatccaacAGATGAATCACTCACACCTGGACAATGCAATATTTCAGACGATCAgcagagaattaaaaaaaaaaaaacagggcttAAGTCCATTCCAATTGGCTATAAGTTTACTCCCGACTTTGGCAAAAGAGTTTTGGGTATCAGGAGCTATCCAGTTATTGGTATCCCGTACCGGCATGGGGCCATAAATCACACCGGTGCGCCCTTTCATTGCCTTCTCTCCTATGTGACCTCTGCTTCatgagcgaggggggggggggggggccacgAAGGGGGTCTGGGAAACCTGAGCAGGACGTCGTGCTTGGGGTGAGCTGGTACATTGATTCGAAGCAAGGAGAAGacaagttttgtcttttttaatcAGAGCcgctcaaaagccgacagtagcGAACCCGAGTAAatccaacgtttgttttcacCTGCTCAGAACGCCCAAGATGAGGATTTACGGGGAAAAAGGAATGTTCTCACTTTAATGTAGGTTAAATCAAGAGTCCCACATACCACACTTATCCCACTAagctgggggaaaaaacattgaacaaaaataatattttagctCATATAAAAGAGGCTCCTGTTGAGCCCTCTTTTGGGGTCACAGAGATGACACGCTAACAGAAAAAAAGATAAAcattgttaaaagaaaaaatattttgaattttttaaaatatcttaTCTGTCAAGTaaacagaaaaaagatgaacaaaaacaaaattatattatattttaaaaaaaacattttgtccctTAAGCAAACAGAAACTAAGTTGGATTTTGGGAAACAATTCAGAAGAAATGCAAGACCATCAATGTAATTTGTATATGAAAACTTTAAGCCTTTGCTTGGCAGCTTGTGTCTGTGTCAAGGGGCTTTTGCTGCCATTAATCCGGTTAATGAGAACATCGGTGCCTGGCCCTCAGGTGAAAACCTTTCGATCTCCGTGAAGAATCAATTTAGAGGCATGACCAGCCACCAGACAGACCGGCTGAGTCCAGGCTCAGACCTTTATATGAGGACCTCGACAGAAACTAAAAAAGATTTCCACTGGTACGGCCGCTCtgtataaaatgtaaaatacatGAAGTCTATTCTGGTGAGGCTTCAGATGAGGATGAAGAGCCAGTCTGTCTACTCTTGCTTTCTCAGACCTTCATCCTCATCAAAGCCGGTGACCTCACCACACTTTTTGGGTTTGGCCGCTCCCCGCCAGCGCCCAGTTGAGCCGCCGGGGTGAGGGAAGGCGATGCGGCTCGGCGCCACGCTGGGCCGGACCTCCCCGGAGGATTCGCTCCGCGACGAAACCACAGCAAGAACCCCACGTGACGTGTGGTGGTGGAATGGGACAATTTGTTTGCACTGCATGGGCACTTAGTATGCGAAGTGACGCATCAACAAGATGGGTCTacttaaaaaagaagaaaattagGGGGTgaaaagtcattaaaaaaaaaacacttaactaaaaagtattttctttCAAGAAGAAAACGTTTTGGggttttttaaatgtgaaaaaacgTTTTCTACAGGAAAGTGAACAAAATATCTTTcaagcattttatttatttatttatttatttatttatttatttatttatttatttatttatttatttatttatttatttattttaaagatgcAATAAaagtagtttttgttttttgtttttaaaaacaacccaaatgTTCAATGTTAGCTCAGGAAACCCTCGGCAGCTCTTATTTGAGTAGCAAATCAGCATAAACACATTTGAGATTTTTACCATAAAAAGTCAATCTTAAGGTCAGATGTGTGAATTAGAAATTGTAAATTTCTCACAGGTAGGCCAATTGTATAAAACTTTTATCTGAGGAAGTAACCTAACCGTCAGTCTAAGCCGGATGTAATTGTAGCCCTAACTTCAAGAGAAACAGGAAACAATGTACACTACCTGTCACAGCGAGGAACAACACTCAGGAAGTCTGCTTCATTCTGCAGCGCGGCGTGAACAAAGACGTCAACATTCTTCACTCGAGCTGGCGTCCTGCAAGGCGGCATGAGGATCTGCACCAAGGTGTGTCCCAATTGGAAAGGTGCAGCTGCAAAGACTGAAGGAGCACGTACAATTAAGTCTCATTGTCTGGTCCACAAGCGCAACACCCCAGAGGGAAACGTTCCTCTGGAAAGGGGAAATGAAATTTGGGAAATATGCGGCCATTTAATGATATTCCATGTGAACCACATACCGCACAAGCCACGAGTTAATGTTTaccaatccattttttttttctgtctacaGGATCTAAAATGCATCCACCTGGGCCACAcaatcagttttttttcttcatatcgTCAAATATTATAACAAAAGTCTTGATAATGCAAATGTCGGGTTAGTAGAAGCCGTGCTGTAAAGGGCCAAATTTCATCTATTTGTGGCCCAAACTGCAGAAGCAAACCTGCAAGGCGGAACCTCCTGACGTCCTCCGTCAGCATCTCCGTCGGACACCCAAGGACCTTTTCACCCGCACTCGCTGTAGGCACGCATTCCCACGTCACAAATAGACTGTCAGGAGACGCTGACCGAGGCTCGAAGATGCCTTTCGCTTCACAAAGGCAGCCTAGCATTGGCACATTTCCTAGCATAGCTCAACATATCTTCATCTggtgctttttctttggctttctgttgttgtttgtttcctTTAGCAAAGGCCGCCAGGGTTCATCATACATCATTTTAACCAGAAACATGTCTTTCTTGCAGTGGTTAGCCGTTTGTAATTTTAAATTAGCCAGAATAACATAACATATCTTAACAATGCGACTTCAAACATTGCCTGTATGGTCAATAAAGGTTGTGACCATGGCCACAGTCTGACCCTGGAACAAATTATTTCTGTTCCCTACATTCCCAACTTTTGAAAGGCTCTCACGGTGTATGTGGCTGAGTCCACGCGTGTACACAGAAGCAAAGAACAACATGTAGAGAAAGTAGCAGCTGGAGCAACAGTAACTTGAACACGAgaaatctctctctctcgctctctctctctcgctcgttctctctctctctctctctctctctctctctctctctgaggcTTAAAACCTGTCTTGAAACCCTATTTTGAAATACTCCCGTGAATGTTTGtctattgtaaatatttttctcAGCAGTTTGTTATGAGAACGTAGACAAGTTTGGGCTGTACTGTAGATTACAGCGGGAAGATGCACATCTGCGCTACTCACATCAACAAACGTGTGTAATGCGTGAAGGTATTTTGCTGACTCGCACTTTTTACAATAGGTGAGATTCATACCTGTCAAACATGTGAATCATAAAAAGTAAAAGCAACTTGGTATATGCAAATAATGTCCAGGGATGTGATTCATGTACACTTGTCCTGACTTGTTTGCTATAAAGACCAAAGTTTTATGTGCTTGATCAAATCAacattaaattaaataatattCCATTTCGTGTTCTCGTGTTGTCATGACAcataatacaaaaacaaaaaagataatCTGTTTCTTGCCTTGCCATGTTTGAGGCAGGTACATGTGCGTGCAACTTTTCCAGATGTGATATGAGTCACCAGCAGACACCCACCATGGTCATATCTGAACGCCACCAGACATGTCTGTGTTTATGCATCCCCCGTTTCTCTCGTAAACTTCCATTTAGtcagacaaaacaaaagaaaacacccGCCAGCTCATTTATTCACACCTTTCCGCCCCTGTGACTAATTTAACAAGCGCACGATGATGACATCACCAGGACATCTTCAACCCACAAGTCAATGAAAAAGGTGTGCAGTGAGTCTGCACAGTGCACACCAAATGTAAAAAAACGGCACCATGCTGTGCCAGGCTacagaagagaagaaaaaatggaaGTGCGACAGCAGGAGCCAAAGAGAAGCCAAATTGCGAAGGTCATAGGGCACACACACAACCGTTAGAGAGAAATGTGTCAaacggtgatttttttttctgcccgaATCATGAgggaaaacattttattttcagaaCACAATGCGGATGATTTCTGACTTGAAAGGATGTGAGGCTGCAAAGGAAGCATTGTTTTGGGATGACTGTACAGGAAGTCCAAAAAGGAGGACGTGGGGGCAGCAGATCCGCTCCCGACGATTCAATCAATGAGGACAAACAGGCCTCAGATTTCTCCGTCACGCGAGAGCAAGAACCAAAACAGACTGGCTGGCTGCTGACGTGATGACGAGTGGTATCCACAGTGCAAAGGTAAATGTCGCCCCCTGGTGGACAAGGGCGTTATAGACTTAGGTTGCCATTGTCCACAACAGGGAATTTATAAACgcaaaataatgtaaataatcCATCCAGCTATTATCTGAACATTTTATACTTTAAACAACAGTTATTGTTTACCTTACAgggcaaaacaaaatacaaaataatgaaaaaaagcagaaaatgtGAAGCGGTTCTCTTTATTATCCTGATTTTTGTAGTTCATGTATCATCAGTTAGTCAGTCCCAAATGCTGTAACCACATTTCTATTGCGGtactcaacaaaaacaaaacacaacaaaaaacatacacaatagagagggaaaaaaaatcacaaaaatctCACAGTCCTAAATTCTTTGAGTTGCTGTTGGAAGATGGTACATTTTAAAGTGGAGCGACTTGAATTGATGTTTCGCCATACAAACATGACAAAATTTACAGCGGTACCATTTTAGATAAAATCGTAATTAAATAGAATCCAATTGTACCACTGGAAAATGTACTGTAAGTTGTACATGTAatatcattttttattatttttcaaaaaaattattgCATAAGCAGGAATAAACTAATGAGATCATGAAAGACAGGGTTGTCCcaacccaaaaaatatatattttaaaaaaatattgaaaataaattCGATGCGGTTCCCTGTATTATAATTGAATTATGATTGCATATTTTTTCTTACCTGCTGTAATACCTGAATTTCCCCAGCAGGGGCTGGATTTCCTCTACGTTCTCTAGTTGCTCTTGGCTGGGCTGGCCCGCCTCAATTCGGCTAGCTTGCTGGTGACAAAGTTCCACTTGTAGGAAGCGTCCTCACTGCCCGCTCCTCCTCCCAGCGTGACGTAGTTGGAGAAGCCGTTGTTGCCATCACTCTCCTGtgactccgcctcctcctcgccGTCCGTCGCCGCTGCCTCAGACGGCCCCGCCAcaaccgcctcctcctcctccagctcgccCACCTCCGACACCCCGTCGTTGGCATTCGTCGCCTCGCGGGTGGCGGCGGCAGCTGCCTCCGCCTGCTTCTTGGCGGCCCAGTTGGCAGCGAAACTATCCCAGAATCCACTGCGGCGAGCGGGCCTGCACGCTTCCTCTGGCTTGACTGCAAGTGGGCTGACATATTACATATGATGAAGGATATATCCTTtgctttatattattatttaaaatataagtTTCAGGTTTCTTCTAAGTATTCTTACCACTATATGTTCACACTTTATCTTTAACATGTAATAAAAATATGTGCAAATGTGAACAAGTACACTCGCACACATTAAAGTCCACTTACTGGTCAGCGACTGGAGGACTTGGTGTCTCTTGTAGTAGTTGGTGCTCGTCGTCTTTATTGAAGAGAGCTGACAGTCTATTCCAGCTTTTGGCCCCCGCCCCCTGCatctggacacacacacacaaatatatatgtatacacacacgTGGGGGTCAAAGGTAAAAGGAGACGTTCCCATATGAAATCCCATTTGGCATACTTTGCGGGCCAGCTGGGAGACAGCGTTCTGGCTTTCATCATGCTGGACTGGACTCATCATGTCTTCTTCAACCTCACTCacctgaaaacacacacacacacatgcacacacactaaatGAAGAACTTGGCCTGACGTGTCACTCCAGAGCAATGCCAGTTGATCCCTTTGTTGTGCTTCTGTGCTGGATTGAGTTTCTCGccactgttttttttgtggttcaCTTTTGATGGAGCCAGAATGAGGCCCACGACATTTTGCAGTGTCTCTCAAAGCGTGGGGCTCCCTCTTTAGGCCCACGGAAGGAATCACTGCCTGAGAACAGTACTATTTTTTTGTATCTCTAAGAAGTGTTTGTCTAT from Syngnathus typhle isolate RoL2023-S1 ecotype Sweden linkage group LG10, RoL_Styp_1.0, whole genome shotgun sequence includes these protein-coding regions:
- the LOC133161519 gene encoding uncharacterized protein C1orf232; amino-acid sequence: MNPLWRLYKGKVLKTFNPEYVDDSAEEVSEVEEDMMSPVQHDESQNAVSQLARKMQGAGAKSWNRLSALFNKDDEHQLLQETPSPPVADHPLAVKPEEACRPARRSGFWDSFAANWAAKKQAEAAAAATREATNANDGVSEVGELEEEEAVVAGPSEAAATDGEEEAESQESDGNNGFSNYVTLGGGAGSEDASYKWNFVTSKLAELRRASPAKSN